The DNA sequence CTCGCGGCCCGCACGGCTGAGGTGCGCGTCGTCACCGAGGCCGGCGCGCTCGTCGTCGCCGACGCCCGCCAGTGGGCGGAGTGCCGCGCCCTGGCCGACGGGATCGAAGCGCTCAGCCCGCACCCCGAGCTGCTCGGGTTCGCCGCCGACCTGCGTCGACGCCTGGACGGCGCGCGGCGGTGGCGCTGGGTGGAGCCCGACGTGGTCACGGCGTCGGTGGTCGGGCTCGCGGTGCTGGTGCTGCCGTTCGTCGGCGGCGCGATCGGCGACCCGGCGGTCACCGCGGCCGGCGTGCTGGTCGGCGGGGCACTGGTCTTCGGCTTCGTGGTCGCGCACCGGAAGCGCCAGTGGTCGGTGGACGCGGGGGCCGCGGTCGGCCGCGGTCGGGTGTGACCTCCACCGCTGCGGCTTTCCGCGCTGTGCTTGGATCAGCGGGGTGAGCACAATCTACGATTGTGGCGTTCCGGCGGATCGGGAGGCAGGGCTCGCCGCCGCCGCGGGTGCGGTCCGGTCCGGTCGCCTGGTCGTCCTCCCCACCGACACGGTCTACGGCATCGGCTGCGACGCGTTCGACGCGTCCGCCGTGCGCGCCCTGCTCGAAGCCAAGGGCCGCGGACCGGACATGCCCGTCCCGGTGCTGGTGGGGTCGTGGACCACGATCGACGGCCTGGTCCTCGGCGTCCCCCGGCAGGCGCGGGCGCTCATCGAGGCGTTCTGGCCCGGCGGGCTGTCCCTGGTGCTCCACCACGCGCCGTCGCTGGCCTGGGATCTCGGTCACACGCGCGGCACCGTGATGCTGCGGATGCCGCTGCACCCCGTCGCCCTGGAGCTGCTGCGCGACGTCGGCCCGATGGCGGTCTCCAGCGCCAACAAGTCCGGGTTCGCACCCGCCGGCACCGCCCAGGAGGCCTGGGACCAGCTCGGCGAGGAGGTCGGCGTCTACCTGGACGGCGGCCCGGCGGCCGACAACACCGCCTCCACCATCGTCGACCTGACCGGTCCGGACGCCGTGGTGCTGCGCGAGGGCGCGGTGCCGGTGGCCGAGGTGTCCGAGGCGCTGGGCGTCGAAGTCGAGGTCGCGCGCTAGTGGATCTTGCCGGTCGGAGTAGCGTGGTGGTCCCGTCGCACGAACCACCCGTTCAACGTCCACCCGACACCCCATCGCCGAGGGGCTAGCCTGCCGTGGGCCAGTTGCCTGCCGTGTCCAACGTCCTCCCCGTCCGGGAGTACCTGCTCGTCGCGCTGACCGCCGCGGTCGTGACGTTCCTGCTCGTCGGCCTGGTGCGCGCGTTGGCGTTCCGGATCGGCGCGGTCGCCTACCCCCGGCAACGGGACGTGCACGTCCAACCCATGCCGCGGATGGGCGGCCTCGCCATGTACGGCGGGGTGCTCGGCGGCATGCTGCTGGCGCACCAGCTACCGGTGCTGCGCTCGGCGTTCGACTTCTCCTACGACCCGTACGCGGTGATCGTGGGCGGCGGCGTGATCGTCCTCGTGGGCGTGCTGGACGACCGGTTCGAACTGGACTCCCTGACGAAACTCGCGGGGCAGGTCACCGCGGCGGGCATCCTGGTGCTGTTCGGCCTGCAGTGGCTGCTGTTCTGGGTGCCGTGGGGCGACGACGGCGAGGGCACCGGCTCGCTGCTCTCGCTGGACCAGAACCAGGGCGCGATCCTGAGCGTGCTGCTGGCCGTGACCATGGTCAACGCGATGAACTTCGTGGACGGCCTGGACGGCCTCGCGGCGGGCATCGGGCTCATCGCCGCCGCCGCCACCTGCGTGTTCTCCATCGGGCTGCTGGCCAACAACGGCGGCGACGTCGGCGCGTACCCGCCCGCGCTGATCGCGGCCACGCTGGCGGGCGCGTGCCTGGGCTTCCTGCCGCACAACTTCAACCCGGCGCGGATCTTCATGGGCGACTCCGGGTCGATGCTGATCGGGCTGATGCTCGCGGCGGCCACGATCTCGGCCTCCGGCAAGATCAACTACGAGTCGGTGCGGGCCACCGACGTCCTCGGCCTGCTCTCGCCGCTGGTCGTGGTGGCCGCGGTGCTGTTCGTGCCGATGCTGGACCTGCTGATGGCCGTGGTGCGGCGGACCAGGCGGGGCGAGAGCCCGTTCTCCGCGGACAAGATGCACCTGCACCACCGGCTGCTGGAGATCGGCCACTCCCAGCGCCGCGCGGTGCTGTTGATCTACTTGTGGGCCGGTGTGCTGGCCTTCGGCGCGGTGGCGCTGACGCTGTTCGACGTCGTGGTCGTGGTCTGGTGCCTGGCGATCGGACTCGTTCTCGCGCTGTTGGTCTCCGCGATACCCAGACTTCGCGAAGTGCGCCGCACTTGACCCCCGATGGTGGGGTGAGCATCAAGACCTCTTTACACTCGGTCCCGAAGGGTGGACAGTGCCCGACCGTTTGGGGGTGACATGAGCTCTCCGGAGAAGACGGAGTGGACGCACGAGGCCGTCGTGCGGCGACTCGCGGGTGAGATGTACCGCAGCGCGTTGTGGGCGGCACTCGGGACCGTGGTCGCGGGCGCGATCCTGTGGACCGTGCTGGCCGGCGTCCCCGGGCTGGTCGCGGCCCTGATCGGTGGCGCCATCGCGTGCCTGTCGTCGGCCGGGACGCTGCTGCTCATGCACCGCACCGCCGCGATGCCGCTGCAGGTGATCATGGTGGCGGCGTTCGCCGGGTTCCTGGGCAAGCTCATCCTGCTGATCGCGGTGATGCTGCTCGTGCGCCAGTTCCCCGTGCTGCACACCAACGCGCTCGCGTTGACCATGGCCGCGACCATCCTGGTCGCCACCGCCATGGAGGTGCGCGCCTCCAAGCGCAGTCGCAGTCAGATCGTCATCCCGACCCCTGGGAACACCTGATCTACCGGCTGGTACGGTGCGCGCAGGACGGGACACCCAGGTAGGTGGGGTGCCTCTCGCGGGCGCTTGCGGTCCGTAAGGTACGTTAAGTCCCGATCGTGACGATTCCCCCGGCGGAGTGAACGCCGGCCGGGAGAACCGGAAGGAACACAGTGACCACGTTGGTGCTGG is a window from the Saccharothrix saharensis genome containing:
- a CDS encoding L-threonylcarbamoyladenylate synthase; its protein translation is MSTIYDCGVPADREAGLAAAAGAVRSGRLVVLPTDTVYGIGCDAFDASAVRALLEAKGRGPDMPVPVLVGSWTTIDGLVLGVPRQARALIEAFWPGGLSLVLHHAPSLAWDLGHTRGTVMLRMPLHPVALELLRDVGPMAVSSANKSGFAPAGTAQEAWDQLGEEVGVYLDGGPAADNTASTIVDLTGPDAVVLREGAVPVAEVSEALGVEVEVAR
- a CDS encoding glycosyltransferase family 4 protein, whose protein sequence is MGQLPAVSNVLPVREYLLVALTAAVVTFLLVGLVRALAFRIGAVAYPRQRDVHVQPMPRMGGLAMYGGVLGGMLLAHQLPVLRSAFDFSYDPYAVIVGGGVIVLVGVLDDRFELDSLTKLAGQVTAAGILVLFGLQWLLFWVPWGDDGEGTGSLLSLDQNQGAILSVLLAVTMVNAMNFVDGLDGLAAGIGLIAAAATCVFSIGLLANNGGDVGAYPPALIAATLAGACLGFLPHNFNPARIFMGDSGSMLIGLMLAAATISASGKINYESVRATDVLGLLSPLVVVAAVLFVPMLDLLMAVVRRTRRGESPFSADKMHLHHRLLEIGHSQRRAVLLIYLWAGVLAFGAVALTLFDVVVVVWCLAIGLVLALLVSAIPRLREVRRT